One genomic window of Monodelphis domestica isolate mMonDom1 chromosome 1, mMonDom1.pri, whole genome shotgun sequence includes the following:
- the ARRDC1 gene encoding arrestin domain-containing protein 1 — protein MGLPRPFKGRVLGRVRALLAAEAEAGVGRSREKPEHTGPGRAGPGPESGARVPGPRAGRTMGRLQLFAIYLSNSRVIYSPGEPLSGTVNLRLGAALPYRAIRVTCIGSCGVSSKANDTSWTVEEAYFNSTLSLADKGTLTAGEHSFPFQFLLPTTAPTSFEGPFGKIVHQLRAVIDTPRFSKDHKCSRIFYILSPLNLNSLPDIEQPNEATTTKKFSYKLVKSGSVILTASTDLRGYVVGQVVQLRADIENQSGKDTGPVVASLLQKVSYKAKRWIYDLRTIAEVEGSGVKAWKRAQWREQILVPALPQSMLPGCSLIHIDYFIQVSLKAPEATVTLPLFIGNIAVNCPPLSPGLALSGLPPPLVPTAPPEDLDMAACGPCPVDNVSLPTKSHSQQQQESSQPFSYTPGLSFPEARPEAEPGPEDSSPGPSRPPLCLSTGATVPYFAEGPVVPMPTASALILPPEYSTWGYPYEAPPSYEQSCSSTSSGLSNGN, from the exons ATGGGGCTGCCCCGGCCCTTTAAGGGGCGGGTACTTGGTCGAGTACGGGCGTTGTTGGCTGCTGAAGCTGAAGCCGGAGTCGGGAGGAGTCGAGAGAAGCCCGAGCACacggggccgggccgggccgggccagGGCCGGAGAGCGGGGCCAGGGTCCCAGGTCCCAGGGCGGGCCGGACCATGGGGAGGCTCCAGCTCTTTGCGATCTACCTCAGTAATAGCCGCGTCATCTACAGTCCCGGGGAGCCGCTGTCCGGAACTGTGAACCTGCGCCTGGGAGCAGCACTGCCCTACCGAG CCATCAGGGTGACCTGCATCGGGTCCTGTGGAGTGTCCAGCAAGGCCAATGATACTTCATGGACAGTGGAAGAAGCATACTTCAATAGCACCTTGTCCCTGGCTGATAAAG GAACCCTGACTGCGGGAGAACATAGCTTCCCCTTCCAGTTCCTGTTGCCAA CCACAGCACCCACATCCTTTGAGGGGCCTTTTGGAAAGATTGTCCACCAGTTGCGGGCTGTGATTGACACCCCTCGCTTCTCCAAGGACCACAAATGCAGTCGTATCTTCTATATCCTCAGTCCCTTGAACCTCAACAGCCTCCCAGACATTGAG CAACCCAATGAAGCCACAACTACCAAGAAATTCTCTTACAAGTTGGTGAAGAGTGGGAGTGTTATACTCACTGCGAGCACTGACCTCAGGGGCTACGTTGTGGGTCAGGTGGTCCAGCTACGTGCAGATATTGAGAACCAGTCTGGCAAAGACACCGGGCCTGTGGTGGCCAGCCTTCTCCAG AAAGTATCCTACAAGGCAAAGCGCTGGATCTATGATCTTCGGACAATTGCAGAAGTTGAAGGCTCAGGGGTTAAGGCCTGGAAGCGGGCTCAGTGGAGGGAGCAGATATTGGTTCCAGCCCTGCCACAGTCAATGTTGCCTGGCTGTAGCCTCATCCACATAGACTACTTCATTCAG GTCTCACTAAAGGCACCTGAAGCAACAGTGACTCTGCCCCTTTTCATTGGCAACATTGCAGTGAATTGCCCTCCACTGAGTCCTGGTCTGGCTTTGTCTGGGCTCCCACCCCCCCTGGTGCCTACTGCACCACCTGAGGACTTGGACATGGCAGCCTGTGGGCCTTGTCCTGTGGACAATGTCTCCCTCCCTACCAAGAGCCACTCACAGCAGCAGCAAGAGTCATCTCAGCCATTCAGCTATACACCTGGCCTGAGCTTCCCTGAGGCCCGACCTGAGGCTGAGCCTGGCCCTGAGGATAGCTCCCCTGGCCCTAGTCGACCTCCCCTTTGCTTGTCCACTGGTGCCACTGTTCCCTACTTTGCTGAAGGCCCTGTGGTGCCTATGCCTACAGCCAGTGCCCTGATCTTGCCACCGGAATATAGCACATGGGGTTACCCCTATG AGGCACCCCCTTCCTATGAACAAAGTTGCAGCAGTACCAGCTCAGGCTTGAGCAATGGGAACTGA